A window from Physeter macrocephalus isolate SW-GA unplaced genomic scaffold, ASM283717v5 random_57, whole genome shotgun sequence encodes these proteins:
- the MAMSTR gene encoding MEF2-activating motif and SAP domain-containing transcriptional regulator isoform X3: MTLAASSQRSQIIRSKFRSALQLRIHRRYQDTSLSGSSAASPFSDPDPWISATDPALAPAPASPSSPAPFLFSPGVLLPEPKHYPWRSLKKESPKISQHWREPKPKKNLTYHQYMPPEPRQGSRADPQAEGSALGPPGPPPWEWTNSQQPPPRMKPSPLTPSPPGVPSPSPSPHKLELQTLKLEELTVSELRQQLRLRGLPVSGTKSMLLERMRGGAPPRERPKPRREDCPAGAPWPRFRRKALGAAGRPDSLKPSPTSHSLPPPRAAETLVTAPAPASAPAASTAQAPAPAPAPIPSSAPASTALTLEEELQEAIRRAQLLPNRGISDILDDQVEPEDMLPPIPLDFPGSFDLLSPSPDSEGLSSVFSSSLPSPTNSPSPSPRGPTDSLDWLEALSGGPPLGCGPPAPSIFSADLSDSSGTRLWDLLEDPW, encoded by the exons ATGACCCTGGCGGCTTCCTCCCAGCGCTCCCAAATCATTCGCTCCAAGTTCCGATCTG CCCTCCAGCTTCGGATCCACAGACGCTATCAGGACACGA GCCTCTCAGGGTCCTCTGCTGCCTCGCCATTCTCAGATCCAGATCCATGGATCTCAGCCACAGACCCGGCTCTGGCTCCGGCCCCAGCCTCACCCTCGAGCCCAGCGCCTTTCCTCTTCAGCCCTGGGGTCCTTCTCCCTGAGCCAAAACACTACCCTTGGCGGTCCCTGAAGAAG GAATCTCCCAAGATCTCCCAACATTGGCGGGAGCCCAAGCCCAAGAAGAACTTGACATACCACCAGTACATGCCCCCAGAGCCGAGACAAGGGTCCAGGGCAGACCCCCAGGCTGAAGGGTCGGCCTTGGGTCCCCCTGGACCACCTCCATGGGAATGGACAAACTCACAGCAGCCACCTCCTAG GATGAAGCCCAgtcccctcactccctccccaccaggaGTCCCCAGCCCCTCGCCCTCTCCACACAAGTTGGAACTTCAGACTCTCAAACTGGAGGAGCTGACG GTCTCAGAGCTCCGGCAGCAGCTGCGCCTGCGGGGCCTCCCGGTGTCTGGGACCAAGTCGATGCTCCTGGAGCGCATGCGCGGCGGCGCCCCGCCCCGCGAGCGGCCGAAGCCGCGGCGCGAGGACTGCCCGGCGGGTGCTCCCTGGCCTCGCTTCAGGCGCAAGGCTTTGGGAGCAGCCGGGAGGCCGGACTCG TTGAAGCCGAGTCCAACGTCTCACTCGCTGCCCCCTCCACGTGCCGCGGAAACCCTTGTGACGGCTCCGGCTCCTGCTTCGGCTCCGGCTGCATCGACGGCTcaggctccagctccagctccagcgcCGATCCCTTCTTCAGCACCAGCCTCGACAGCCCTGACGCTGGAGGAGGAGCTGCAGGAAGCTATCCGCAGAGCGCAG TTGCTTCCGAACCGGGGCATCAGTGACATCCTGGACGATCAGGTGGAGCCTGAGG ACATGCTGCCCCCCATCCCCCTGGACTTCCCCGGCTCCTTCGACCTGCTGTCCCCCTCCCCGGACTCTGAAGGCCTCTCATCTGTCTTCTCTTCCTCGCTCCCATCCCCCACGAACTCCCCGTCCCCCTCTCCCAGGGGCCCCACCGACTCCTTGGATTGGCTGGAGGCTCTGAGTGGGGGTCCCCCACTGGGCTgtggccccccagcccccagcattTTCTCTGCTGACTTATCTGATTCCAGTGGCACCAGGCTGTGGGACCTGCTGGAGGATCCATGGTGA
- the MAMSTR gene encoding MEF2-activating motif and SAP domain-containing transcriptional regulator isoform X1 gives MVIGRRMGWASADEGGRWRSWGQGCLLPAPLAGSWPQNSSGLQRCAGREQAGGPGREQAARPPACTGCVRGLGTRVPPTTAAHTGPPGQALGHSLPAFLLPPPSTALQLRIHRRYQDTSLSGSSAASPFSDPDPWISATDPALAPAPASPSSPAPFLFSPGVLLPEPKHYPWRSLKKESPKISQHWREPKPKKNLTYHQYMPPEPRQGSRADPQAEGSALGPPGPPPWEWTNSQQPPPRMKPSPLTPSPPGVPSPSPSPHKLELQTLKLEELTVSELRQQLRLRGLPVSGTKSMLLERMRGGAPPRERPKPRREDCPAGAPWPRFRRKALGAAGRPDSLKPSPTSHSLPPPRAAETLVTAPAPASAPAASTAQAPAPAPAPIPSSAPASTALTLEEELQEAIRRAQVRGSGPRVSVRIRLESQVHASSARPQLLPNRGISDILDDQVEPEDMLPPIPLDFPGSFDLLSPSPDSEGLSSVFSSSLPSPTNSPSPSPRGPTDSLDWLEALSGGPPLGCGPPAPSIFSADLSDSSGTRLWDLLEDPW, from the exons ATGGTGATTGGGCGGAGGATGGGGTGGGCATCAGCTGACGAAGGGGGCAGGTGGAGGAGTTGGGGGCAGGGCTGCCTCCTGCCTGCACCGCTGGCTGGCTCCTGGCCCCAGAACAGCTCTGGCCTTCAGCGCTGTGCTGGCAGGGAACAAGCAGGAGGCCCGGGAAGGGAGCAGGCTGCCCGCCCACCCGCCTGCACGGGGTGTGTAAGGGGGCTGGGCACACGTGTCCCGCCCACAACTGCAGCTCACACTGGCCCGCCAGGCCAGGCTCTCGGACACTCCCTGCCTgcctttctcctcccacctccctccacaGCCCTCCAGCTTCGGATCCACAGACGCTATCAGGACACGA GCCTCTCAGGGTCCTCTGCTGCCTCGCCATTCTCAGATCCAGATCCATGGATCTCAGCCACAGACCCGGCTCTGGCTCCGGCCCCAGCCTCACCCTCGAGCCCAGCGCCTTTCCTCTTCAGCCCTGGGGTCCTTCTCCCTGAGCCAAAACACTACCCTTGGCGGTCCCTGAAGAAG GAATCTCCCAAGATCTCCCAACATTGGCGGGAGCCCAAGCCCAAGAAGAACTTGACATACCACCAGTACATGCCCCCAGAGCCGAGACAAGGGTCCAGGGCAGACCCCCAGGCTGAAGGGTCGGCCTTGGGTCCCCCTGGACCACCTCCATGGGAATGGACAAACTCACAGCAGCCACCTCCTAG GATGAAGCCCAgtcccctcactccctccccaccaggaGTCCCCAGCCCCTCGCCCTCTCCACACAAGTTGGAACTTCAGACTCTCAAACTGGAGGAGCTGACG GTCTCAGAGCTCCGGCAGCAGCTGCGCCTGCGGGGCCTCCCGGTGTCTGGGACCAAGTCGATGCTCCTGGAGCGCATGCGCGGCGGCGCCCCGCCCCGCGAGCGGCCGAAGCCGCGGCGCGAGGACTGCCCGGCGGGTGCTCCCTGGCCTCGCTTCAGGCGCAAGGCTTTGGGAGCAGCCGGGAGGCCGGACTCG TTGAAGCCGAGTCCAACGTCTCACTCGCTGCCCCCTCCACGTGCCGCGGAAACCCTTGTGACGGCTCCGGCTCCTGCTTCGGCTCCGGCTGCATCGACGGCTcaggctccagctccagctccagcgcCGATCCCTTCTTCAGCACCAGCCTCGACAGCCCTGACGCTGGAGGAGGAGCTGCAGGAAGCTATCCGCAGAGCGCAGGTGAGAGGGAGCGGGCCTAGGGTCTCAGTCAGGATCAGGCTGGAGTCCCAGGTTCACGCCAGTTCTGCCCGTCCACAGTTGCTTCCGAACCGGGGCATCAGTGACATCCTGGACGATCAGGTGGAGCCTGAGG ACATGCTGCCCCCCATCCCCCTGGACTTCCCCGGCTCCTTCGACCTGCTGTCCCCCTCCCCGGACTCTGAAGGCCTCTCATCTGTCTTCTCTTCCTCGCTCCCATCCCCCACGAACTCCCCGTCCCCCTCTCCCAGGGGCCCCACCGACTCCTTGGATTGGCTGGAGGCTCTGAGTGGGGGTCCCCCACTGGGCTgtggccccccagcccccagcattTTCTCTGCTGACTTATCTGATTCCAGTGGCACCAGGCTGTGGGACCTGCTGGAGGATCCATGGTGA
- the MAMSTR gene encoding MEF2-activating motif and SAP domain-containing transcriptional regulator isoform X4 has protein sequence MTLAASSQRSQIIRSKFRSALQLRIHRRYQDTNPDPWISATDPALAPAPASPSSPAPFLFSPGVLLPEPKHYPWRSLKKESPKISQHWREPKPKKNLTYHQYMPPEPRQGSRADPQAEGSALGPPGPPPWEWTNSQQPPPRMKPSPLTPSPPGVPSPSPSPHKLELQTLKLEELTVSELRQQLRLRGLPVSGTKSMLLERMRGGAPPRERPKPRREDCPAGAPWPRFRRKALGAAGRPDSLKPSPTSHSLPPPRAAETLVTAPAPASAPAASTAQAPAPAPAPIPSSAPASTALTLEEELQEAIRRAQLLPNRGISDILDDQVEPEDMLPPIPLDFPGSFDLLSPSPDSEGLSSVFSSSLPSPTNSPSPSPRGPTDSLDWLEALSGGPPLGCGPPAPSIFSADLSDSSGTRLWDLLEDPW, from the exons ATGACCCTGGCGGCTTCCTCCCAGCGCTCCCAAATCATTCGCTCCAAGTTCCGATCTG CCCTCCAGCTTCGGATCCACAGACGCTATCAGGACACGA ATCCAGATCCATGGATCTCAGCCACAGACCCGGCTCTGGCTCCGGCCCCAGCCTCACCCTCGAGCCCAGCGCCTTTCCTCTTCAGCCCTGGGGTCCTTCTCCCTGAGCCAAAACACTACCCTTGGCGGTCCCTGAAGAAG GAATCTCCCAAGATCTCCCAACATTGGCGGGAGCCCAAGCCCAAGAAGAACTTGACATACCACCAGTACATGCCCCCAGAGCCGAGACAAGGGTCCAGGGCAGACCCCCAGGCTGAAGGGTCGGCCTTGGGTCCCCCTGGACCACCTCCATGGGAATGGACAAACTCACAGCAGCCACCTCCTAG GATGAAGCCCAgtcccctcactccctccccaccaggaGTCCCCAGCCCCTCGCCCTCTCCACACAAGTTGGAACTTCAGACTCTCAAACTGGAGGAGCTGACG GTCTCAGAGCTCCGGCAGCAGCTGCGCCTGCGGGGCCTCCCGGTGTCTGGGACCAAGTCGATGCTCCTGGAGCGCATGCGCGGCGGCGCCCCGCCCCGCGAGCGGCCGAAGCCGCGGCGCGAGGACTGCCCGGCGGGTGCTCCCTGGCCTCGCTTCAGGCGCAAGGCTTTGGGAGCAGCCGGGAGGCCGGACTCG TTGAAGCCGAGTCCAACGTCTCACTCGCTGCCCCCTCCACGTGCCGCGGAAACCCTTGTGACGGCTCCGGCTCCTGCTTCGGCTCCGGCTGCATCGACGGCTcaggctccagctccagctccagcgcCGATCCCTTCTTCAGCACCAGCCTCGACAGCCCTGACGCTGGAGGAGGAGCTGCAGGAAGCTATCCGCAGAGCGCAG TTGCTTCCGAACCGGGGCATCAGTGACATCCTGGACGATCAGGTGGAGCCTGAGG ACATGCTGCCCCCCATCCCCCTGGACTTCCCCGGCTCCTTCGACCTGCTGTCCCCCTCCCCGGACTCTGAAGGCCTCTCATCTGTCTTCTCTTCCTCGCTCCCATCCCCCACGAACTCCCCGTCCCCCTCTCCCAGGGGCCCCACCGACTCCTTGGATTGGCTGGAGGCTCTGAGTGGGGGTCCCCCACTGGGCTgtggccccccagcccccagcattTTCTCTGCTGACTTATCTGATTCCAGTGGCACCAGGCTGTGGGACCTGCTGGAGGATCCATGGTGA
- the MAMSTR gene encoding MEF2-activating motif and SAP domain-containing transcriptional regulator isoform X2: MVIGRRMGWASADEGGRWRSWGQGCLLPAPLAGSWPQNSSGLQRCAGREQAGGPGREQAARPPACTGCVRGLGTRVPPTTAAHTGPPGQALGHSLPAFLLPPPSTALQLRIHRRYQDTSLSGSSAASPFSDPDPWISATDPALAPAPASPSSPAPFLFSPGVLLPEPKHYPWRSLKKESPKISQHWREPKPKKNLTYHQYMPPEPRQGSRADPQAEGSALGPPGPPPWEWTNSQQPPPRMKPSPLTPSPPGVPSPSPSPHKLELQTLKLEELTVSELRQQLRLRGLPVSGTKSMLLERMRGGAPPRERPKPRREDCPAGAPWPRFRRKALGAAGRPDSLKPSPTSHSLPPPRAAETLVTAPAPASAPAASTAQAPAPAPAPIPSSAPASTALTLEEELQEAIRRAQLLPNRGISDILDDQVEPEDMLPPIPLDFPGSFDLLSPSPDSEGLSSVFSSSLPSPTNSPSPSPRGPTDSLDWLEALSGGPPLGCGPPAPSIFSADLSDSSGTRLWDLLEDPW, encoded by the exons ATGGTGATTGGGCGGAGGATGGGGTGGGCATCAGCTGACGAAGGGGGCAGGTGGAGGAGTTGGGGGCAGGGCTGCCTCCTGCCTGCACCGCTGGCTGGCTCCTGGCCCCAGAACAGCTCTGGCCTTCAGCGCTGTGCTGGCAGGGAACAAGCAGGAGGCCCGGGAAGGGAGCAGGCTGCCCGCCCACCCGCCTGCACGGGGTGTGTAAGGGGGCTGGGCACACGTGTCCCGCCCACAACTGCAGCTCACACTGGCCCGCCAGGCCAGGCTCTCGGACACTCCCTGCCTgcctttctcctcccacctccctccacaGCCCTCCAGCTTCGGATCCACAGACGCTATCAGGACACGA GCCTCTCAGGGTCCTCTGCTGCCTCGCCATTCTCAGATCCAGATCCATGGATCTCAGCCACAGACCCGGCTCTGGCTCCGGCCCCAGCCTCACCCTCGAGCCCAGCGCCTTTCCTCTTCAGCCCTGGGGTCCTTCTCCCTGAGCCAAAACACTACCCTTGGCGGTCCCTGAAGAAG GAATCTCCCAAGATCTCCCAACATTGGCGGGAGCCCAAGCCCAAGAAGAACTTGACATACCACCAGTACATGCCCCCAGAGCCGAGACAAGGGTCCAGGGCAGACCCCCAGGCTGAAGGGTCGGCCTTGGGTCCCCCTGGACCACCTCCATGGGAATGGACAAACTCACAGCAGCCACCTCCTAG GATGAAGCCCAgtcccctcactccctccccaccaggaGTCCCCAGCCCCTCGCCCTCTCCACACAAGTTGGAACTTCAGACTCTCAAACTGGAGGAGCTGACG GTCTCAGAGCTCCGGCAGCAGCTGCGCCTGCGGGGCCTCCCGGTGTCTGGGACCAAGTCGATGCTCCTGGAGCGCATGCGCGGCGGCGCCCCGCCCCGCGAGCGGCCGAAGCCGCGGCGCGAGGACTGCCCGGCGGGTGCTCCCTGGCCTCGCTTCAGGCGCAAGGCTTTGGGAGCAGCCGGGAGGCCGGACTCG TTGAAGCCGAGTCCAACGTCTCACTCGCTGCCCCCTCCACGTGCCGCGGAAACCCTTGTGACGGCTCCGGCTCCTGCTTCGGCTCCGGCTGCATCGACGGCTcaggctccagctccagctccagcgcCGATCCCTTCTTCAGCACCAGCCTCGACAGCCCTGACGCTGGAGGAGGAGCTGCAGGAAGCTATCCGCAGAGCGCAG TTGCTTCCGAACCGGGGCATCAGTGACATCCTGGACGATCAGGTGGAGCCTGAGG ACATGCTGCCCCCCATCCCCCTGGACTTCCCCGGCTCCTTCGACCTGCTGTCCCCCTCCCCGGACTCTGAAGGCCTCTCATCTGTCTTCTCTTCCTCGCTCCCATCCCCCACGAACTCCCCGTCCCCCTCTCCCAGGGGCCCCACCGACTCCTTGGATTGGCTGGAGGCTCTGAGTGGGGGTCCCCCACTGGGCTgtggccccccagcccccagcattTTCTCTGCTGACTTATCTGATTCCAGTGGCACCAGGCTGTGGGACCTGCTGGAGGATCCATGGTGA
- the MAMSTR gene encoding MEF2-activating motif and SAP domain-containing transcriptional regulator isoform X5 translates to MTLAASSQRSQIIRSKFRSGQALGHSLPAFLLPPPSTALQLRIHRRYQDTSLSGSSAASPFSDPDPWISATDPALAPAPASPSSPAPFLFSPGVLLPEPKHYPWRSLKKESPKISQHWREPKPKKNLTYHQYMPPEPRQGSRADPQAEGSALGPPGPPPWEWTNSQQPPPRMKPSPLTPSPPGVPSPSPSPHKLELQTLKLEELTVSELRQQLRLRGLPVSGTKSMLLERMRGGAPPRERPKPRREDCPAGAPWPRFRRKALGAAGRPDSLKPSPTSHSLPPPRAAETLVTAPAPASAPAASTAQAPAPAPAPIPSSAPASTALTLEEELQEAIRRAQLLPNRGISDILDDQVEPEDMLPPIPLDFPGSFDLLSPSPDSEGLSSVFSSSLPSPTNSPSPSPRGPTDSLDWLEALSGGPPLGCGPPAPSIFSADLSDSSGTRLWDLLEDPW, encoded by the exons ATGACCCTGGCGGCTTCCTCCCAGCGCTCCCAAATCATTCGCTCCAAGTTCCGATCTG GCCAGGCTCTCGGACACTCCCTGCCTgcctttctcctcccacctccctccacaGCCCTCCAGCTTCGGATCCACAGACGCTATCAGGACACGA GCCTCTCAGGGTCCTCTGCTGCCTCGCCATTCTCAGATCCAGATCCATGGATCTCAGCCACAGACCCGGCTCTGGCTCCGGCCCCAGCCTCACCCTCGAGCCCAGCGCCTTTCCTCTTCAGCCCTGGGGTCCTTCTCCCTGAGCCAAAACACTACCCTTGGCGGTCCCTGAAGAAG GAATCTCCCAAGATCTCCCAACATTGGCGGGAGCCCAAGCCCAAGAAGAACTTGACATACCACCAGTACATGCCCCCAGAGCCGAGACAAGGGTCCAGGGCAGACCCCCAGGCTGAAGGGTCGGCCTTGGGTCCCCCTGGACCACCTCCATGGGAATGGACAAACTCACAGCAGCCACCTCCTAG GATGAAGCCCAgtcccctcactccctccccaccaggaGTCCCCAGCCCCTCGCCCTCTCCACACAAGTTGGAACTTCAGACTCTCAAACTGGAGGAGCTGACG GTCTCAGAGCTCCGGCAGCAGCTGCGCCTGCGGGGCCTCCCGGTGTCTGGGACCAAGTCGATGCTCCTGGAGCGCATGCGCGGCGGCGCCCCGCCCCGCGAGCGGCCGAAGCCGCGGCGCGAGGACTGCCCGGCGGGTGCTCCCTGGCCTCGCTTCAGGCGCAAGGCTTTGGGAGCAGCCGGGAGGCCGGACTCG TTGAAGCCGAGTCCAACGTCTCACTCGCTGCCCCCTCCACGTGCCGCGGAAACCCTTGTGACGGCTCCGGCTCCTGCTTCGGCTCCGGCTGCATCGACGGCTcaggctccagctccagctccagcgcCGATCCCTTCTTCAGCACCAGCCTCGACAGCCCTGACGCTGGAGGAGGAGCTGCAGGAAGCTATCCGCAGAGCGCAG TTGCTTCCGAACCGGGGCATCAGTGACATCCTGGACGATCAGGTGGAGCCTGAGG ACATGCTGCCCCCCATCCCCCTGGACTTCCCCGGCTCCTTCGACCTGCTGTCCCCCTCCCCGGACTCTGAAGGCCTCTCATCTGTCTTCTCTTCCTCGCTCCCATCCCCCACGAACTCCCCGTCCCCCTCTCCCAGGGGCCCCACCGACTCCTTGGATTGGCTGGAGGCTCTGAGTGGGGGTCCCCCACTGGGCTgtggccccccagcccccagcattTTCTCTGCTGACTTATCTGATTCCAGTGGCACCAGGCTGTGGGACCTGCTGGAGGATCCATGGTGA